The Arcobacter sp. F2176 genomic interval GTATTTCTATGTTTATATCATAATTTTCACAAATTGACTTTACGATATTTAGTCCTAGTCCAAGACCTATGTTTTTTACTTTTTCTTGATAATATTTTTCAAAAATTAAAGAGGTATCTTGTATTTTTATTCCTTCATTTATTACTTCTACTTGATAGTTTTTGAGAGCAATTACTACTGTTGTATTTTCAAATGAGTATTTTATGGCATTTGAAAGTGTATTATCAATTATTCTCTCGAACTCATATTCATCTATTGAAATTTCAAATTCATCACTTATCTCTAAGTCCAAAATGATATTTTTTGTTTTTGCAATCTCATCAAAAAAGATTATTCTTGAAGATAAAAAGTTTACAAGATTTATCACTTTTATTTGTTTTTGCATAGTTTGTTTTTTTGTTAAATAGTAAAGGTCATTATAAATAGAAGAGAGAGATTTTGATGAAGCTTTTATGGCTTCAAATTGTTCTTTTGGTCCTAATTGTCGCTCCAAATTATCTACATTTAGTGAAATAATACTAAGTGGAGTATTCATCTCATGGATTATTTTTTTTAAGAAAAAATCTTGTTGTTGAAGAAGGCTTAAAATAGTTTGATTATTTTCAAAAATCTTAAGTTGAGTCTTTATTCTAGCAAGTACTTCTTCCTTTTCAAAGGGTTTAGTAATATAATCAACTCCACCTTGTTCGAAAGCTTTTACTTTTATTTCTATATCATCAATGGCACTTATGAAAATAATAGGAATATCTTTTAATTTATCCTTTTCTTTAAATAATTTACAAACTTCAAAGCCATCAATATTTGGCATTTTAATATCAAGTAAGATTAAATCAGGAGGATAACTTTCTGACGAAGTTAAAGCAAAACTAGGATCAGTAGTGGCTCTAATATTATAATCATAAACTTTTAGTATGCTATTTAGATAATGAAGATTTTCATTTTTATCATCTATGATTAATATTGTATATTTTTTATGCATCAATTATCTCATTTTATATTGCTTTGTTGATAAGATTATAGAGTAAAAGATATAAAATCAAAATGAGGCACCTCCTTGAATCTAAAAAAACTCTTTATGTTACTTTTTATATTAAATACTATTTCTTTTATTAGTGTTGCAGTTGTCATAAATAAATACCAAAACTCTACAGTAAAACTAGAAAATGCCTATCAACTACAATACAAATCACTTATCCTTGCCCATGAGCTAAGACAAAGTAGTGATGACCTGACAAGGATGGCAAGAACTTATGTGATTACTGGAAATCCATTATTTGAAGAACAATATAAAACAGTATTGGATATAAGGAATGGGAAAAAGAATAGACCCAAAAGATATAATGGAATATTTTGGGATTTTTATACTTTAGATGGTACAAAGCCTATTTTAGATGGTGAAAAAGTTCCTTTAAGAGATCTTATGAAAAGGGCAAACTTCCCAGATGAAGAGTTAAATTTA includes:
- a CDS encoding hybrid sensor histidine kinase/response regulator; amino-acid sequence: MHKKYTILIIDDKNENLHYLNSILKVYDYNIRATTDPSFALTSSESYPPDLILLDIKMPNIDGFEVCKLFKEKDKLKDIPIIFISAIDDIEIKVKAFEQGGVDYITKPFEKEEVLARIKTQLKIFENNQTILSLLQQQDFFLKKIIHEMNTPLSIISLNVDNLERQLGPKEQFEAIKASSKSLSSIYNDLYYLTKKQTMQKQIKVINLVNFLSSRIIFFDEIAKTKNIILDLEISDEFEISIDEYEFERIIDNTLSNAIKYSFENTTVVIALKNYQVEVINEGIKIQDTSLIFEKYYQEKVKNIGLGLGLNIVKSICENYDINIEILSNEFTTFRYIFPKNLINKGS